A portion of the Musa acuminata AAA Group cultivar baxijiao chromosome BXJ1-1, Cavendish_Baxijiao_AAA, whole genome shotgun sequence genome contains these proteins:
- the LOC103988311 gene encoding serine/threonine-protein phosphatase PP2A-1 catalytic subunit yields MPSYADLDRQIEHLRECKFLPEAEVKALCEQARTILVEEWNVQSVKCPVTVCGDIHGQFHDLIELFRIGGDAPDTNYLFMGDYVDRGYYSVETVTLLVALKVRYRDRITILRGNHESRQITQVYGFYDECLRKYGNANVWKYFTDLFDYLPLTALIENQIFCLHGGLSPSLDTLDNIRALNRIQEVPHEGPMCDLLWSDPDDRCGWGISPRGAGYTFGQDIAQQFNHTNGLTLVARAHQLVMEGYNWCQDKNVVTVFSAPNYCYRCGNMAAIMEIGENMEQNFLQFDPAPRQIEPETTRRTPDYFL; encoded by the exons ATGCCGTCGTACGCGGATCTGGACCGCCAGATCGAGCACCTGAGGGAGTGCAAGTTCCTGCCGGAGGCGGAGGTGAAAGCCCTCTGCGAGCAGGCGCGGACCATCCTCGTGGAGGAGTGGAACGTGCAGTCGGTGAAGTGCCCCGTCACGGTTTGCGGGGACATCCATGGGCAGTTCCACGACCTTATCGAGCTGTTCCGGATCGGTGGCGACGCGCCGGACACCAATTACCTCTTCATGGGCGATTATGTAG ATCGTGGTTATTATTCTGTTGAGACGGTCACCCTTTTAGTTGCCTTGAAAGTTCGTTACAGAGATAGGATTACAATTCTTAGAGGAAATCATGAGAGCCGGCAAATAACTCAAGT ATATGGCTTTTATGATGAATGCTTGAGAAAGTATGGAAATGCAAATGTGTGGAAGTACTTTACCGACCTGTTTGATTATTTACCTCTTACAGCTCTTATTGAGAATCAG ATATTCTGTTTGCATGGTGGTCTCTCCCCATCCTTGGATACATTAGATAATATCCGCGCTCTTAATCGTATTCAGGag GTTCCACATGAAGGTCCTATGTGTGATCTTCTTTGGTCTGATCCAGATGACAGATGTGGGTGGGGAATATCACCAAGAGGAGCAGGATACACTTTCGGGCAAGATATTGCTCAACAATTTAATCATACAAATGGTCTCACACTGGTAGCCCGAGCTCACCAACTTGTTATGGAAGGTTACAATTGGTGTCAG GATAAGAATGTTGTTACGGTATTTAGTGCACCAAACTATTGTTATCGTTGTGGTAATATGGCAGCCATAATGGAGATTGGAGAGAACATGGAACAGAACTTCCTTCAGTTTGATCCGGCACCACGACAGATTGAACCTGAAACTACCCGGAGAACTCCTGACTACTTTTTGTAA
- the LOC103988300 gene encoding V-type proton ATPase subunit d2, protein MYGFEALTFNIHGGYLEAIVRGHRSGLLTAADYNNLCQCETLDDIKMHLSATEYGPYLQNEPSPLHTTTIVEKCTLKLVDEYKHMLCQATEPLSTFLEYITYGYMIDNVVLIVTGTLHERDVQELLEKCHPLGMFDSIATLAVAQNMRELYRLVLVDTPLAPYFSECITSEDLDDMNIEIMRNTLYKAYLEDFYNFCQKLGGATAEIMSDLLAFEADRRAVNITINSIGTELTRDDRRKLYSNFGLLYPYGHEELALCEDIDQVRGAMEKYPPYQSIFAKISYGESQMLDKAFYEEEVKRLCLAFEQQFHYAVFFAYMRLREQEIRNLMWISECVAQNQKSRIHDSVVFIF, encoded by the exons ATGTACGGATTTGAGGCGCTGACGTTCAACATCCATGGCGGGTACCTGGAGGCCATCGTCCGCGGCCACCGGTCGGGCCTCCTCACCGCCGCCGACTACAACAACCTCTGCCAGTGCGAGACCCTCGACGACATCAAGATGCATCTCTCCGCCACCGAATACGGCCCCTACCTCCAGAACG AGCCATCTCCTTTACATACAACCACGATTGTGGAGAAATGTACTCTTAAACTGGTAGATGAGTACAAGCACATGTTGTGTCaagcaacggagcccttgtcgacCTTCTTGGAGTATATAAC GTATGGTTATATGATTGACAATGTTGTCCTTATTGTCACTGGCACATTGCATGAGAGGGATGTTCAGGAACTATTGGAGAAATGTCATCCTTTGGGCATGTTTGACAG TATCGCAACACTTGCAGTCGCACAGAACATGCGTGAGCTTTACAGATTGGTTCTTGTTGACACACCATTGGCCCCATATTTCTCAGAGTGCATCACATCAGAG GACTTGGATGACATGAATATTGAAATTATGAGGAATACCTTATACAAGGCATACCTTGAGGATTTCTACAACTTCTGTCAG AAACTGGGTGGAGCAACTGCTGAGATCATGTCTGACCTTCTTGCCTTTGAAGCTGATAGAAGAGCTGTCAATATCACTATAAATAG CATTGGCACTGAATTAACTAGAGATGATCGTCGGAAGCTTTATTCAAATTTTGGATTGTT ATATCCATATGGTCATGAAGAACTTGCTCTCTGCGAGGACATTGACCAG GTCCGTGGAGCAATGGAGAAATATCCTCCATATCAGTCAATTTTTGCCAAGATATCTTATGGAGAAAGTCAAATGCTGGACAAAGCATTTTATGAAGAGGAAGTGAAGAGACTCTGTTTGGCTTTTGAACAGCAG TTTCACTATGCTGTTTTCTTTGCTTACATGAGACTGAGGGAGCAGGAAATAAGGAACCTGATGTGGATCTCCGAATGTGTGGCGCAGAATCAGAAATCCAGAATCCATGACAGTGTGGTCTTCATTTTCTGA